Proteins found in one Quercus robur chromosome 2, dhQueRobu3.1, whole genome shotgun sequence genomic segment:
- the LOC126713583 gene encoding LRR receptor-like serine/threonine-protein kinase RGI5 isoform X2: MAQMKNANHFVARFSLFFFYVITMNKTLLVTSLSPDGQALLSLLSSADPSAKESSSILSSWNPSSSTPCSWQGITCSPQTRVISLSIPNTFLNLSSLPPQLSSLSYLQLLNLSSTNVSGTIPSSFGRLTYLRLLDLSSNSLSGPIPPELGTLSSLQFLFLNSNRLSGRIPPQLAKLSSLQVLCLQDNLLNGSIPSQLGSLVSLQQFRVGGNPYLTGEIPAQLGLLTNLTTFGAAATGLSGVIPPTFGNLVNLQTLSLYETEVFGSIPPELGQCSELRNLYLYMNKLTGSIPPQLGKLQMLTSLLVWSNALSGPIPAELSNCSSLVVLDASANELSGEIPGDLGKLAVLEQLHLSDNALTGTIPWQLSNCTSLTALQLEKNQLSGNRLTGSIPEEIFGLKKLSKFLLLGNSLSGRLPPSVANCQSLVRLRLGENQLSGPIPKEIGQLQNLVFLDLYMNHFSGGLPFEIANITVLELLDVHNNYITGEIPSQLGELVNLEQLDLSRNSFTGEIPGSFGNMSYLNKLILNNNLLTGSIPKSVRNLRKLTLLDLSYNNLSGAIPPEIGYVTSLTISLDLSYNGFIGELPEKMASLTQLQSLDLSHNMLYGKIEVLGSLTSLASLNISFNNFSGPIPVTPFFKTLSSNSYFQNLNLCESLDGSTCSFGPIRRSGLKSAKIVGLVCVILASVTVAVLASWIILTRNHKYVVDKSSGTSPSSSGAEDFSYPWTFIPFQKLNFTIDNILDCLKDENIIGKGCSGVVYQAEMPNGDLIAVKKLWKTKRDEEPVDSFASEIQILGHIRHRNIVKLLGYCSNRSVKLLLYNYISNGNLQQLLQGNRNLDWETRYKIAVGSAQGLAYLHHDCVPAILHRDVKCNNILLDSKFEAYLADFGLAKLMNSPNYNHAMSRVAGSYGYIAPEYGYTMNITEKSDVYSYGVVLLEILSGRSAVQSHVGDGLHIVEWVKKKMGSFEPAVSILDTKLQGLPDQMVQEMLQTLGIAMFCVNSSPAERPTMKEVVALLMEVKSPPEEWGKTSQPLIKQSSNQS; the protein is encoded by the exons ATGGCCCAAATGAAAAATGCCAACCATTTTGTTGCCAgattttctctattcttcttctACGTTATTACCATGAACAAAACCTTACTGGTTACCTCTCTCTCACCTGATGGACAAGCCCTTCTCTCCCTTCTCTCTTCTGCAGACCCTTCTGCCAAAGAATCATCCTCTATTCTCTCCTCGTGGAACCCATCAAGCTCAACCCCATGTTCATGGCAAGGCATCACTTGCTCTCCACAAACCAgagttatttctctctctatccccAACACATTCCTCAACCTTTCCTCTCTACCCCCACAGCTCTCTTCCCTCTCTTATTTGCAACTTCTCAACCTATCCTCCACCAATGTCTCTGGCACCATACCCTCTTCATTTGGCAGACTCACTTATCTTCGCCTCCTTGACCTTTCCTCCAATTCCCTCTCAGGTCCTATTCCTCCAGAACTCGGCACTCTCTCTTCCCTCCAGTTCCTTTTCTTGAACTCCAACAGATTGTCTGGTAGGATACCTCCACAGCTTGCCAAACTAAGCTCATTACAAGTTCTTTGTCTTCAAGACAATCTTCTTAATGGGTCAATCCCATCACAACTAGGCTCTTTGGTTTCCCTTCAACAGTTTAGAGTTGGTGGGAACCCATATCTAACAGGAGAAATTCCTGCACAATTAGGACTACTCACCAATCTCACTACATTTGGTGCTGCTGCCACTGGTCTTTCTGGTGTGATCCCTCCCACATTTGGAAACTTAGTCAATCTCCAAACTTTGTCACTGTATGAGACTGAGGTTTTTGGTTCTATACCTCCTGAACTTGGTCAGTGTTCTGAGCTGAGGAACTTGTATTTGTACATGAACAAGCTCACTGGCTCAATCCCTCCTCAATTGGGTAAGTTGCAAATGCTTACTAGTTTGCTTGTTTGGTCAAATGCATTATCTGGACCAATCCCAGCTGAGCTTTCCAATTGTTCATCGCTTGTGGTTCTTGATGCCTCTGCCAATGAACTTTCTGGAGAAATCCCAGGTGACTTGGGGAAGCTAGCAGTGCTCGAACAGCTTCATTTATCGGATAATGCACTAACGGGGACAATTCCGTGGCAATTGAGCAATTGCACAAGCCTCACTGCTCTTCAGCTTGAAAAGAATCAGTTATCAG GGAATAGGCTTACCGGGTCTATTCCGGAAGAGATTTTCGGTTTGAAGAAGCTGAGCAAGTTTCTGCTTCTAGGGAACTCATTATCAGGAAGGTTGCCCCCAAGTGTTGCCAATTGTCAGTCTTTAGTGAGATTGAGGCTTGGGGAGAATCAGCTTTCTGGTCCTATTCCTAAAGAGATAGGCCAATTGCAGAATCTTGTGTTTCTTGACTTGTACATGAACCATTTCTCTGGTGGCCTTCCATTTGAGATTGCTAACATCACTGTTCTTGAGCTATTGGATGTGCACAATAACTACATTACTGGGGAAATCCCATCTCAGCTTGGTGAGCTTGTGAATTTAGAGCAGCTTGATCTCAGCAGGAACAGCTTCACTGGTGAAATTCCTGGGAGCTTTGGAAATATGAGTTACTTGAACAAGCTCATTCTCAACAATAATCTGCTGACAGGTTCAATCCCGAAATCCGTGAGGAACTTGCGGAAACTAACTCTGCTTGACTTGAGCTACAACAACCTCTCTGGTGCAATTCCACCTGAAATTGGTTATGTGACAAGCTTGACAATCAGTTTGGACTTGAGCTACAATGGGTTCATAGGAGAATTACCTGAGAAAATGGCCAGTTTGACACAGCTACAATCGCTTGATCTTTCCCATAATATGCTTTATGGTAAAATAGAAGTTCTGGGTTCCTTAACCAGTCTTGCCTCCCTTAACATTTCCTTCAACAATTTCTCAGGTCCTATTCCAGTGACACCATTCTTCAAAACTTTATCCTCAAATTCATACTTTCAGAACCTGAATCTTTGCGAGTCCCTCGATGGGTCTACATGCTCTTTCGGTCCCATCAGGAGAAGTGGATTAAAATCTGCCAAAATTGTAGGTTTGGTTTGTGTAATTCTGGCTTCAGTTACTGTGGCAGTTCTTGCATCGTGGATTATACTAACGCGTAATCACAAGTATGTAGTGGATAAATCTTCAGGAACATCGCCATCTTCTTCAGGGGCTGAAGACTTCTCTTATCCATGGACTTTCATCCCATTTCAAAAGCTCAACTTCACCATTGACAACATCCTGGATTGCTTGAaagatgaaaatattatagGGAAAGGTTGTTCTGGGGTTGTCTACCAGGCAGAAATGCCCAATGGGGACTTGATTGCAGTGAAAAAGCTCTGGAAAACTAAACGAGATGAAGAACCAGTGGACTCTTTTGCGTCGGAGATTCAAATTCTTGGACACATTCGACATAGGAACATTGTGAAGTTGCTGGGATACTGTTCCAATAGAAGTGTCAAGCTACTTCTCTACAACTACATTTCTAATGGTAACCTACAACAGCTGTTGCAGGGGAATAGGAACTTGGATTGGGAAACTAGGTACAAGATTGCAGTTGGGTCAGCTCAGGGTCTTGCTTACCTTCATCATGATTGTGTGCCAGCAATTCTTCACAGAGATGTTAAGTGCAATAATATACTTCTAGATTCCAAATTCGAAGCGTATCTGGCAGATTTTGGTCTTGCAAAGTTGATGAACTCTCCAAACTATAACCATGCAATGTCAAGAGTAGCTGGCTCTTATGGTTATATTGCCCCAG AATACGGATACACCATGAACATAACAGAGAAGAGCGATGTCTACAGCTATGGAGTGGTGCTGCTGGAAATATTAAGTGGGCGTAGTGCAGTTCAGTCCCATGTAGGTGATGGGCTCCATATTGTTGAGTGGGTGAAAAAGAAGATGGGAAGCTTTGAACCTGCTGTATCAATACTAGATACAAAGCTCCAAGGCTTACCTGATCAAATGGTGCAAGAGATGCTTCAAACACTAGGAATTGCTATGTTTTGTGTGAACTCTTCGCCAGCAGAAAGGCCAACCATGAAGGAAGTGGTGGCACTATTAATGGAGGTGAAGAGCCCACCTGAAGAATGGGGGAAGACTTCTCAGCCACTAATAAAGCAGTCCTCAAatcaaagttga
- the LOC126713583 gene encoding LRR receptor-like serine/threonine-protein kinase RGI5 isoform X1: MAQMKNANHFVARFSLFFFYVITMNKTLLVTSLSPDGQALLSLLSSADPSAKESSSILSSWNPSSSTPCSWQGITCSPQTRVISLSIPNTFLNLSSLPPQLSSLSYLQLLNLSSTNVSGTIPSSFGRLTYLRLLDLSSNSLSGPIPPELGTLSSLQFLFLNSNRLSGRIPPQLAKLSSLQVLCLQDNLLNGSIPSQLGSLVSLQQFRVGGNPYLTGEIPAQLGLLTNLTTFGAAATGLSGVIPPTFGNLVNLQTLSLYETEVFGSIPPELGQCSELRNLYLYMNKLTGSIPPQLGKLQMLTSLLVWSNALSGPIPAELSNCSSLVVLDASANELSGEIPGDLGKLAVLEQLHLSDNALTGTIPWQLSNCTSLTALQLEKNQLSGTIPWQLGNLKLLQNFFLWGNLVSGTIPSSFGNCTELYVLDLSGNRLTGSIPEEIFGLKKLSKFLLLGNSLSGRLPPSVANCQSLVRLRLGENQLSGPIPKEIGQLQNLVFLDLYMNHFSGGLPFEIANITVLELLDVHNNYITGEIPSQLGELVNLEQLDLSRNSFTGEIPGSFGNMSYLNKLILNNNLLTGSIPKSVRNLRKLTLLDLSYNNLSGAIPPEIGYVTSLTISLDLSYNGFIGELPEKMASLTQLQSLDLSHNMLYGKIEVLGSLTSLASLNISFNNFSGPIPVTPFFKTLSSNSYFQNLNLCESLDGSTCSFGPIRRSGLKSAKIVGLVCVILASVTVAVLASWIILTRNHKYVVDKSSGTSPSSSGAEDFSYPWTFIPFQKLNFTIDNILDCLKDENIIGKGCSGVVYQAEMPNGDLIAVKKLWKTKRDEEPVDSFASEIQILGHIRHRNIVKLLGYCSNRSVKLLLYNYISNGNLQQLLQGNRNLDWETRYKIAVGSAQGLAYLHHDCVPAILHRDVKCNNILLDSKFEAYLADFGLAKLMNSPNYNHAMSRVAGSYGYIAPEYGYTMNITEKSDVYSYGVVLLEILSGRSAVQSHVGDGLHIVEWVKKKMGSFEPAVSILDTKLQGLPDQMVQEMLQTLGIAMFCVNSSPAERPTMKEVVALLMEVKSPPEEWGKTSQPLIKQSSNQS, encoded by the exons ATGGCCCAAATGAAAAATGCCAACCATTTTGTTGCCAgattttctctattcttcttctACGTTATTACCATGAACAAAACCTTACTGGTTACCTCTCTCTCACCTGATGGACAAGCCCTTCTCTCCCTTCTCTCTTCTGCAGACCCTTCTGCCAAAGAATCATCCTCTATTCTCTCCTCGTGGAACCCATCAAGCTCAACCCCATGTTCATGGCAAGGCATCACTTGCTCTCCACAAACCAgagttatttctctctctatccccAACACATTCCTCAACCTTTCCTCTCTACCCCCACAGCTCTCTTCCCTCTCTTATTTGCAACTTCTCAACCTATCCTCCACCAATGTCTCTGGCACCATACCCTCTTCATTTGGCAGACTCACTTATCTTCGCCTCCTTGACCTTTCCTCCAATTCCCTCTCAGGTCCTATTCCTCCAGAACTCGGCACTCTCTCTTCCCTCCAGTTCCTTTTCTTGAACTCCAACAGATTGTCTGGTAGGATACCTCCACAGCTTGCCAAACTAAGCTCATTACAAGTTCTTTGTCTTCAAGACAATCTTCTTAATGGGTCAATCCCATCACAACTAGGCTCTTTGGTTTCCCTTCAACAGTTTAGAGTTGGTGGGAACCCATATCTAACAGGAGAAATTCCTGCACAATTAGGACTACTCACCAATCTCACTACATTTGGTGCTGCTGCCACTGGTCTTTCTGGTGTGATCCCTCCCACATTTGGAAACTTAGTCAATCTCCAAACTTTGTCACTGTATGAGACTGAGGTTTTTGGTTCTATACCTCCTGAACTTGGTCAGTGTTCTGAGCTGAGGAACTTGTATTTGTACATGAACAAGCTCACTGGCTCAATCCCTCCTCAATTGGGTAAGTTGCAAATGCTTACTAGTTTGCTTGTTTGGTCAAATGCATTATCTGGACCAATCCCAGCTGAGCTTTCCAATTGTTCATCGCTTGTGGTTCTTGATGCCTCTGCCAATGAACTTTCTGGAGAAATCCCAGGTGACTTGGGGAAGCTAGCAGTGCTCGAACAGCTTCATTTATCGGATAATGCACTAACGGGGACAATTCCGTGGCAATTGAGCAATTGCACAAGCCTCACTGCTCTTCAGCTTGAAAAGAATCAGTTATCAGGTACCATTCCATGGCAACTTGGTAACTTGAAATTGTTGCAAAATTTTTTCTTGTGGGGTAATTTGGTGTCCGGAACCATACCATCTTCATTTGGGAACTGCACTGAACTATATGTGCTTGACCTTTCAGGGAATAGGCTTACCGGGTCTATTCCGGAAGAGATTTTCGGTTTGAAGAAGCTGAGCAAGTTTCTGCTTCTAGGGAACTCATTATCAGGAAGGTTGCCCCCAAGTGTTGCCAATTGTCAGTCTTTAGTGAGATTGAGGCTTGGGGAGAATCAGCTTTCTGGTCCTATTCCTAAAGAGATAGGCCAATTGCAGAATCTTGTGTTTCTTGACTTGTACATGAACCATTTCTCTGGTGGCCTTCCATTTGAGATTGCTAACATCACTGTTCTTGAGCTATTGGATGTGCACAATAACTACATTACTGGGGAAATCCCATCTCAGCTTGGTGAGCTTGTGAATTTAGAGCAGCTTGATCTCAGCAGGAACAGCTTCACTGGTGAAATTCCTGGGAGCTTTGGAAATATGAGTTACTTGAACAAGCTCATTCTCAACAATAATCTGCTGACAGGTTCAATCCCGAAATCCGTGAGGAACTTGCGGAAACTAACTCTGCTTGACTTGAGCTACAACAACCTCTCTGGTGCAATTCCACCTGAAATTGGTTATGTGACAAGCTTGACAATCAGTTTGGACTTGAGCTACAATGGGTTCATAGGAGAATTACCTGAGAAAATGGCCAGTTTGACACAGCTACAATCGCTTGATCTTTCCCATAATATGCTTTATGGTAAAATAGAAGTTCTGGGTTCCTTAACCAGTCTTGCCTCCCTTAACATTTCCTTCAACAATTTCTCAGGTCCTATTCCAGTGACACCATTCTTCAAAACTTTATCCTCAAATTCATACTTTCAGAACCTGAATCTTTGCGAGTCCCTCGATGGGTCTACATGCTCTTTCGGTCCCATCAGGAGAAGTGGATTAAAATCTGCCAAAATTGTAGGTTTGGTTTGTGTAATTCTGGCTTCAGTTACTGTGGCAGTTCTTGCATCGTGGATTATACTAACGCGTAATCACAAGTATGTAGTGGATAAATCTTCAGGAACATCGCCATCTTCTTCAGGGGCTGAAGACTTCTCTTATCCATGGACTTTCATCCCATTTCAAAAGCTCAACTTCACCATTGACAACATCCTGGATTGCTTGAaagatgaaaatattatagGGAAAGGTTGTTCTGGGGTTGTCTACCAGGCAGAAATGCCCAATGGGGACTTGATTGCAGTGAAAAAGCTCTGGAAAACTAAACGAGATGAAGAACCAGTGGACTCTTTTGCGTCGGAGATTCAAATTCTTGGACACATTCGACATAGGAACATTGTGAAGTTGCTGGGATACTGTTCCAATAGAAGTGTCAAGCTACTTCTCTACAACTACATTTCTAATGGTAACCTACAACAGCTGTTGCAGGGGAATAGGAACTTGGATTGGGAAACTAGGTACAAGATTGCAGTTGGGTCAGCTCAGGGTCTTGCTTACCTTCATCATGATTGTGTGCCAGCAATTCTTCACAGAGATGTTAAGTGCAATAATATACTTCTAGATTCCAAATTCGAAGCGTATCTGGCAGATTTTGGTCTTGCAAAGTTGATGAACTCTCCAAACTATAACCATGCAATGTCAAGAGTAGCTGGCTCTTATGGTTATATTGCCCCAG AATACGGATACACCATGAACATAACAGAGAAGAGCGATGTCTACAGCTATGGAGTGGTGCTGCTGGAAATATTAAGTGGGCGTAGTGCAGTTCAGTCCCATGTAGGTGATGGGCTCCATATTGTTGAGTGGGTGAAAAAGAAGATGGGAAGCTTTGAACCTGCTGTATCAATACTAGATACAAAGCTCCAAGGCTTACCTGATCAAATGGTGCAAGAGATGCTTCAAACACTAGGAATTGCTATGTTTTGTGTGAACTCTTCGCCAGCAGAAAGGCCAACCATGAAGGAAGTGGTGGCACTATTAATGGAGGTGAAGAGCCCACCTGAAGAATGGGGGAAGACTTCTCAGCCACTAATAAAGCAGTCCTCAAatcaaagttga